Proteins encoded together in one Olsenella timonensis window:
- a CDS encoding nucleoside hydrolase, whose translation MTTSDARRRLILDLDTGIDDALALAFALGSPEVELIGVTCTFGNVGMRTAVRNTRVLLGLLGHPEVPVFAGADRALAATRPYEPGAAVARIHGRNGLGDQRVSGWCSQAPGDALDFLREAAEKYAGSLLYVPTGPLTNLAHALGGIPGLTEALGRVTFMGGALAVPGNVTPCAEANVANDPAAADAVLRGGLRTRMVGLDVTHQAVLTREDTAAWRELGTPAALLLADATDHYISVYEENNPQLGGCALHDPLAVAAAIDPSLVGCLGANLRVDLEGPTRGRTVCDPDRLRDAEKTCEVALTVDAPRFLHEFRARVLRALS comes from the coding sequence ATGACGACGAGCGACGCGCGCCGGAGGCTGATCCTCGACCTGGACACCGGCATCGACGACGCGCTGGCCCTCGCCTTTGCGCTGGGCAGCCCGGAGGTCGAGCTCATCGGCGTGACCTGTACGTTTGGCAACGTGGGCATGCGCACGGCCGTGCGCAACACCCGCGTCCTGCTCGGGCTCCTGGGGCACCCGGAGGTGCCCGTCTTCGCCGGCGCGGACCGCGCGCTCGCGGCGACGCGCCCCTATGAGCCGGGCGCGGCCGTCGCGCGCATCCATGGCCGCAACGGCCTGGGCGACCAGCGCGTGTCGGGCTGGTGCTCCCAGGCGCCGGGGGACGCCCTGGACTTTCTGCGCGAGGCGGCCGAGAAGTACGCCGGCTCGCTGCTCTACGTGCCCACGGGCCCGCTCACGAACCTGGCGCACGCGCTGGGCGGCATCCCCGGGCTGACCGAGGCGCTCGGCCGCGTCACCTTCATGGGCGGGGCGCTCGCCGTCCCCGGCAACGTGACGCCCTGCGCGGAGGCCAACGTCGCGAACGACCCCGCGGCAGCCGACGCCGTGCTCCGCGGCGGTCTGCGCACGCGCATGGTCGGCCTCGACGTGACGCACCAGGCGGTGCTCACGCGGGAGGACACCGCCGCATGGCGCGAGCTGGGCACGCCGGCGGCGCTCCTCCTCGCCGACGCGACCGACCACTACATCTCCGTCTACGAGGAGAACAACCCGCAGCTGGGAGGGTGTGCCCTGCATGACCCGCTGGCCGTGGCGGCGGCGATCGACCCCTCGCTCGTGGGCTGTCTCGGCGCCAACCTTCGCGTGGACCTCGAGGGCCCCACGCGGGGTCGCACCGTCTGCGACCCCGACCGCCTGCGCGACGCCGAGAAGACCTGCGAGGTCGCGCTCACGGTTGACGCGCCGCGCTTCCTGCACGAGTTCCGCGCTCGGGTGCTCCGCGCGCTGAGCTGA
- a CDS encoding DUF362 domain-containing protein, giving the protein MDTAKVYYTNLRTYAKESQLDKLRRLILRAGIDQIDFENKFVAIKIHFGELGNLSFLRPNYARVVADVVKELGGKPFLTDCNTLYVGSRKNALEHIDCAYQNGFTPYATGCQVIIADGLKGTDETLVPVKNGEYVREAKIGHALMDADIVISLTHFKGHEQAGFGGCMKNLGMGGGSRAGKMEQHSSGKPGVDHERCVGCRACERICAHGAISFGATRERELPSGKVVTVPVATIDHDRCVGCGRCIGACNQDAVKPGSDSAVDELNCKIAEYTQAVVQDRPSFHISLAIDVSPNCDCHAENDTPIVPDLGMFASFDPVAIDQACIDMALAAPTLPNSELTDMRARLEAEGGIPERCQHDHFNLTHPDTNWRSMIEHGEKIGLGTSRYELIEVK; this is encoded by the coding sequence ATGGACACCGCCAAGGTCTACTACACCAACCTGCGCACGTACGCCAAGGAGAGCCAGCTCGACAAGCTCAGGCGGCTCATCCTCCGTGCCGGAATCGACCAAATTGACTTCGAGAACAAGTTCGTTGCCATCAAGATCCACTTCGGCGAGCTCGGCAACCTGAGCTTCCTGCGCCCCAACTACGCCCGGGTCGTGGCCGACGTGGTCAAGGAGCTGGGCGGCAAGCCCTTCCTCACGGACTGCAACACGCTCTACGTGGGCAGCCGCAAGAACGCGCTCGAGCACATCGACTGCGCCTACCAGAACGGCTTCACGCCCTACGCCACCGGCTGCCAGGTGATCATCGCCGACGGCCTCAAGGGCACGGACGAGACCCTCGTGCCCGTGAAGAACGGCGAGTACGTGAGGGAGGCCAAGATCGGCCACGCCCTCATGGACGCGGACATTGTGATCAGCCTCACGCACTTCAAGGGCCACGAGCAGGCCGGCTTTGGCGGCTGCATGAAGAACCTCGGCATGGGCGGCGGCAGCCGCGCGGGCAAGATGGAGCAGCACTCATCCGGCAAGCCGGGCGTGGACCACGAGAGGTGCGTCGGCTGCCGCGCGTGCGAGCGCATCTGCGCGCACGGGGCCATCTCCTTCGGCGCCACGCGCGAGCGTGAGCTGCCGAGCGGCAAGGTCGTCACCGTGCCCGTGGCCACGATCGACCACGACCGCTGCGTGGGCTGCGGGCGCTGCATCGGCGCCTGCAACCAGGACGCCGTCAAGCCGGGCTCCGACTCCGCGGTCGACGAGCTCAACTGCAAGATCGCCGAGTACACGCAGGCCGTGGTGCAGGACCGCCCGAGCTTCCACATCTCGCTGGCCATCGACGTCTCGCCCAACTGCGACTGCCACGCCGAGAACGACACGCCGATCGTGCCGGACCTCGGCATGTTCGCGAGCTTTGACCCCGTGGCGATCGACCAGGCGTGCATCGACATGGCGCTCGCCGCGCCGACGCTGCCCAACTCCGAGCTCACGGACATGCGCGCCAGGCTGGAGGCCGAGGGCGGCATCCCCGAGCGCTGCCAGCACGACCACTTCAACCTCACGCACCCGGACACCAACTGGCGCTCCATGATCGAGCACGGCGAGAAGATCGGTCTGGGCACGAGCCGCTACGAGTTGATCGAGGTGAAGTAG
- the pgi gene encoding glucose-6-phosphate isomerase, whose product MSDFAAPVDATTTPAWAALKAHHDELVSSGFSLKEAFAADAGRVERLSFDMDDLRFDLSKNLVDERTLSLLCDLAREVGLEQRRDAMFSGEHINTTEDRAVLHTALRRPAEDAGRLVVDGQDCVADVREVLDRMYAFAERVRSGEWKGVTGKRIEHVMSIGIGGSDLGPVMVYEALKPYADAGIDCRYVSNIDPNDMAEKVKGLDPETTLVIIVSKTFTTLETLTNAREAKAWLLETLRAQGAIDGSAEQDAEAIRAHFVAVSTALDLVADFGIDPENAFGFWSWVGGRYSVDSAVGLSLIIALGPERFECFLRGFHDLDRYFCETPLEQNVVALLGLLNVWYVNFWGAESHAVLPYNQYLHRFPAYLQQLTMESNGKSVRWDGSPVTSATGEIFWGEPGTNGQHAFYQLIHQGTRMIPADFIAFVNTPNPAKDGEQDVHELFLGNFLAQTKALAFGKTADEVRAEGTAEWMVPARCFTGNRPTTSIFGIDLTPHALGELIALYEHITFVEGTVWGLDSYDQWGVELGKQLAKQITPAFHDDAALAEQDASTQALIAYYRAHRK is encoded by the coding sequence ATGTCCGATTTCGCTGCACCCGTCGACGCCACGACCACGCCCGCCTGGGCCGCGCTCAAGGCGCACCATGACGAGCTCGTGAGCTCGGGCTTCTCGCTCAAGGAGGCCTTCGCCGCAGACGCCGGCCGCGTCGAGCGCCTCTCCTTCGACATGGACGACCTCCGCTTCGACCTCTCCAAGAACCTCGTCGACGAGAGGACCCTCTCGCTGCTGTGCGACCTCGCGCGCGAGGTGGGCCTGGAGCAGCGCCGCGACGCGATGTTCTCCGGAGAGCACATCAACACCACCGAGGACCGCGCCGTCCTGCACACGGCCCTGCGCCGCCCCGCCGAGGACGCCGGCAGGCTCGTCGTGGACGGGCAGGACTGCGTGGCCGACGTCCGCGAGGTGCTGGACCGCATGTACGCCTTCGCCGAGCGCGTGCGCTCCGGCGAGTGGAAGGGCGTCACGGGCAAGCGCATCGAGCACGTCATGTCCATCGGCATCGGCGGCTCCGACCTCGGCCCCGTCATGGTCTACGAGGCCCTCAAGCCCTACGCCGACGCCGGGATCGACTGCCGCTACGTCTCCAACATCGACCCCAACGACATGGCCGAGAAGGTCAAGGGCCTGGATCCCGAGACCACGCTCGTGATCATCGTCTCCAAGACCTTCACCACGCTCGAGACCCTCACCAACGCGCGCGAGGCCAAGGCGTGGCTGCTCGAGACCCTGCGCGCCCAGGGCGCGATCGACGGGTCCGCTGAGCAGGACGCCGAGGCCATCCGGGCGCACTTCGTCGCCGTCTCCACGGCGCTCGACCTGGTGGCCGACTTCGGCATCGACCCCGAGAACGCCTTCGGCTTCTGGAGCTGGGTCGGCGGCCGCTACTCCGTCGACTCCGCCGTGGGCCTGTCGCTGATCATCGCCCTCGGTCCGGAGCGCTTCGAGTGCTTCCTGCGCGGCTTCCACGACCTCGACCGCTACTTCTGCGAGACCCCGCTCGAGCAGAACGTGGTGGCGCTTCTCGGCCTGCTCAACGTCTGGTACGTGAACTTCTGGGGCGCCGAGAGCCACGCCGTGCTGCCGTACAACCAGTACCTGCACCGCTTCCCGGCCTACCTCCAGCAGCTCACGATGGAGTCCAACGGCAAGAGCGTGCGCTGGGACGGCAGCCCCGTGACCTCCGCCACCGGCGAGATCTTCTGGGGCGAGCCGGGCACCAACGGGCAGCACGCGTTCTATCAGCTCATCCACCAGGGCACCCGCATGATCCCGGCGGACTTCATCGCCTTCGTGAACACGCCCAACCCCGCCAAGGACGGCGAGCAGGACGTCCACGAGCTCTTCCTCGGCAACTTCCTCGCGCAGACCAAGGCCCTCGCCTTCGGCAAGACGGCCGACGAGGTGCGCGCCGAGGGCACGGCGGAGTGGATGGTCCCGGCCCGCTGCTTCACCGGCAACCGTCCCACCACGTCGATCTTTGGCATCGACCTCACGCCGCATGCGCTCGGCGAGCTCATCGCGCTCTACGAGCACATCACCTTCGTCGAGGGCACGGTCTGGGGGCTCGACAGCTACGACCAGTGGGGCGTCGAGCTGGGCAAGCAGCTCGCCAAGCAGATCACGCCCGCCTTCCACGACGACGCGGCGCTCGCCGAGCAGGACGCGTCCACCCAGGCGCTCATCGCCTACTACCGCGCGCACCGCAAGTAG
- a CDS encoding alpha/beta hydrolase family protein — protein MALLRVDFYSHYLERNVVLTVVIPADKMDGDKLAKKRRGPYRTVYLLHGLFGQDVDWIDRTHVVETAEARDIALVMPSGEDGLYLNKPEINEWHGKFISEELVDFTRRLFPLSSKREDTALAGISIGAYTALINGLLRPDRFGSIIILSGAFMRDRVLEAVESRSPRKRKYYERFFGDIDTVLGSDKDYVALIDRFRRDPELIKPRFYAACGLHDSLCQNNRDLVKLLRDADFDVTYWEPDIGAHEWPFWNAWIDCALDWYAPGPMRPSSVDVDYSALTKLRPPEQQ, from the coding sequence ATGGCACTGCTCAGAGTCGACTTCTACTCCCACTACCTTGAGCGCAACGTGGTGCTCACGGTCGTCATCCCCGCCGACAAGATGGACGGCGACAAGCTGGCGAAGAAGCGTCGCGGGCCGTATCGCACGGTCTACCTGCTGCACGGGCTCTTCGGCCAGGACGTGGACTGGATCGACCGCACCCACGTGGTGGAGACGGCCGAGGCGCGCGACATCGCCCTCGTCATGCCGTCCGGGGAGGACGGGCTCTACCTCAACAAGCCTGAGATCAACGAGTGGCACGGCAAGTTCATCAGCGAGGAGCTGGTCGACTTCACGCGGCGCCTCTTCCCGCTGTCCTCCAAGCGCGAGGACACCGCCCTGGCCGGCATCTCGATCGGGGCGTACACGGCCCTGATCAACGGGCTCCTGCGCCCGGACCGCTTTGGCTCGATCATCATCCTCTCGGGCGCCTTCATGCGCGACCGCGTGCTCGAGGCCGTCGAGAGTCGCTCGCCGCGGAAGCGCAAGTACTACGAGCGCTTCTTCGGCGACATCGACACCGTGCTGGGCTCCGACAAGGACTACGTCGCGCTAATCGACCGCTTCCGCAGGGACCCCGAGCTGATCAAGCCGCGCTTCTACGCCGCGTGCGGTCTGCACGACAGCCTCTGCCAGAACAACCGCGACCTCGTGAAGCTGCTGCGGGACGCCGACTTTGACGTGACGTACTGGGAGCCCGACATCGGCGCGCACGAGTGGCCGTTCTGGAACGCGTGGATCGACTGCGCGCTCGACTGGTACGCGCCCGGCCCGATGCGCCCCAGCTCGGTGGACGTGGACTACTCGGCGCTGACCAAGCTGCGCCCTCCCGAGCAACAGTAG
- a CDS encoding helix-turn-helix transcriptional regulator: MSFRDNLQHLRATRNMTQEQLAMLLGVSRQSVTKWEAEKSYPEMDKLLKLCQIFECSLDDLVQGDLTGREPAPGAAAVPAGPPTDVCGYDEHQRMMAWKVPTGVAAILVGIAIGLFFEGAADLAPVGARDGLFVVIILAGILGGLAFLVPAGMEHAAFQRAHPYVEDFYTDDDRAAARKSFSVGLVGGIALIFVGIGFLIVLGEDQALENVALFFLMFFIALGVWNIVHYGMLLGRTNVAEYNRSVGEELEVEEIVRAQLDDARREALLEAKRRDEKIGAVCAVIMILATIVGLGLLFAPVLASPDPSAFDPIGTSAMWFWVAWPVGGMLCGIVALLMRAFGRGE; encoded by the coding sequence ATGAGCTTTCGCGACAACCTCCAGCACCTCCGCGCCACGCGCAACATGACCCAGGAGCAGCTTGCCATGCTGCTCGGCGTCTCCCGCCAGTCCGTGACCAAGTGGGAGGCCGAGAAGAGCTACCCCGAGATGGACAAGCTCCTCAAGCTCTGCCAGATCTTCGAGTGCTCGCTCGACGACCTCGTCCAGGGCGACCTCACCGGCCGCGAGCCGGCGCCCGGAGCCGCCGCCGTTCCCGCCGGGCCGCCCACCGACGTCTGCGGCTACGACGAGCACCAGCGCATGATGGCCTGGAAGGTGCCGACGGGCGTCGCGGCCATCCTCGTGGGCATCGCGATAGGCCTCTTCTTCGAGGGTGCGGCCGACCTCGCGCCGGTGGGCGCGCGCGACGGCCTCTTCGTCGTCATCATCCTGGCGGGCATCCTCGGGGGCCTGGCGTTTCTCGTCCCGGCCGGCATGGAGCACGCCGCGTTCCAGCGGGCGCATCCCTACGTGGAGGACTTCTACACCGACGACGACCGCGCCGCCGCGCGCAAGTCCTTCTCGGTCGGCCTCGTCGGGGGCATCGCGCTCATCTTCGTGGGCATCGGCTTTCTGATCGTGCTCGGCGAGGACCAGGCGCTCGAGAACGTCGCCCTGTTCTTCCTGATGTTCTTCATCGCGCTGGGGGTGTGGAACATCGTCCACTACGGGATGCTGCTCGGGCGCACCAACGTGGCCGAGTACAACCGCTCCGTGGGCGAGGAGCTCGAGGTGGAGGAGATCGTGAGGGCGCAGCTGGACGACGCCCGGCGTGAGGCGCTGCTCGAGGCCAAGAGGCGGGACGAGAAGATTGGCGCCGTGTGCGCGGTCATCATGATCCTGGCCACGATCGTGGGGCTCGGCCTGCTGTTCGCGCCCGTGCTCGCCTCGCCCGACCCGAGCGCGTTCGACCCGATCGGGACCTCGGCCATGTGGTTCTGGGTGGCCTGGCCCGTGGGCGGGATGCTCTGCGGGATCGTGGCCCTGCTGATGAGGGCGTTCGGAAGGGGGGAGTGA
- a CDS encoding ribokinase — protein MPKVIVFGSMNMDLSIDAPRVPDAGETLAGSGFITAAGGKGANQAVAAARLGADVRMIAAVGEDGFGETLVRGLAGAGADVSLVRRLPGASTGVAVILRTAGENRIVLHAGANHALGAEDIASDLRRIGEKNDILVTQGECAPAATEAALRAARELGLYTIYNPAPARPAPDDLWPCVDLVCLNETECQLMCGILPSDAGTCRAAADRLRALGAGAVVITLGAAGSFGVGPDGAELRIAAMPATVVDTTGAGDTFIGALAAGRARGLSLGDSMSWGAAAAAVAVSRLGAQPSIPTAAEVEAPR, from the coding sequence ATGCCAAAGGTGATCGTCTTCGGCAGCATGAACATGGACCTGTCCATCGACGCGCCGCGCGTGCCCGACGCCGGGGAGACGCTGGCCGGGTCCGGCTTCATCACCGCCGCGGGCGGAAAGGGCGCCAACCAGGCCGTTGCCGCCGCGCGGCTGGGCGCCGACGTCCGCATGATCGCCGCGGTGGGCGAGGACGGCTTTGGCGAGACGCTCGTGCGCGGCCTTGCGGGCGCCGGGGCCGACGTCTCCCTCGTGCGGCGCCTGCCGGGCGCCTCCACCGGCGTGGCCGTGATCCTGCGCACCGCCGGCGAGAACCGCATCGTGCTGCACGCGGGGGCCAACCATGCGCTCGGGGCAGAGGACATAGCCTCCGACCTGCGTCGCATTGGCGAGAAGAACGACATTCTCGTCACCCAGGGGGAGTGCGCGCCCGCGGCCACGGAGGCCGCCCTGCGTGCGGCGCGCGAGCTGGGCCTGTACACCATATACAACCCGGCGCCGGCGCGCCCCGCGCCCGACGACCTCTGGCCGTGCGTGGACCTCGTCTGCCTCAACGAGACCGAGTGCCAGCTCATGTGCGGCATCCTGCCGTCCGACGCCGGGACGTGCCGCGCCGCCGCCGACCGCCTGCGCGCGCTCGGCGCGGGTGCGGTGGTCATAACGCTGGGTGCGGCGGGGTCGTTCGGCGTGGGGCCGGACGGAGCGGAGCTGCGGATTGCGGCGATGCCCGCGACGGTCGTCGACACCACGGGCGCCGGGGACACGTTCATCGGCGCGCTCGCGGCCGGGCGCGCGCGGGGCCTCTCGCTCGGCGACTCCATGAGCTGGGGCGCCGCTGCCGCCGCCGTCGCGGTGAGCCGCCTGGGGGCCCAGCCGTCCATACCGACCGCCGCAGAAGTGGAGGCACCGCGATGA
- a CDS encoding sensor histidine kinase gives MASRSRLSGWVAGAVLVACAVVLSVALVRSVSDGLMAAAMLVGCGFAAVIVLGGAVSLSPDDTRSEATERTLRVATGTLAHLHGGLTEENARAICALLLPETSAVGIAITDVTRVLALEGPVRTPFVPGTPNAKPTLEVLESRRMETFVSVDQESQDVRHFSIGRRRDGHLFGVIVPLLVQERAIGTIKFYYRRDLDIDRTQLAIAEGLGSLLSTQLSSYELDRQAELTARAEVKALQAQINPHFLFNTLNTIASFTRTNPTKARDLLREFSTFYRRTLESSEKTLISLSQELEQTRRYLKIEKARFGEDRIVETEHVEGGCGELPVPSFLVQPIVENAVRHAMRDEGALNIDIQVATDGDDILIAVVDDGLGMDKAVADRLLAAATEPRAPSAPDQGTGMALRNVADRLERFFGVGSGVEIVSKPGEGTCVTLRLAGGRRRLVALRHEGE, from the coding sequence ATGGCGTCGCGCAGCCGGCTCTCGGGATGGGTCGCGGGGGCGGTGCTCGTCGCATGCGCCGTCGTGCTCTCGGTGGCCCTGGTCAGAAGCGTGAGCGACGGTCTGATGGCGGCGGCCATGCTGGTGGGCTGCGGCTTCGCCGCGGTGATCGTCCTCGGTGGCGCGGTGAGCCTCTCGCCCGATGACACGCGCTCCGAGGCGACCGAGCGCACGCTGCGCGTGGCAACGGGGACGCTCGCCCACCTCCACGGCGGCCTCACCGAGGAGAACGCCCGCGCGATCTGCGCGCTGCTGCTCCCCGAGACGAGCGCCGTCGGCATTGCGATCACCGACGTCACCAGGGTTCTCGCGCTCGAGGGCCCGGTCCGCACGCCCTTCGTCCCGGGCACGCCCAACGCCAAGCCCACCCTCGAGGTGCTCGAGAGCAGGCGTATGGAGACGTTCGTCTCGGTCGACCAGGAGAGCCAGGACGTGCGGCACTTCTCGATCGGGCGCCGCCGCGACGGCCACCTCTTCGGCGTGATCGTGCCCCTGCTCGTCCAGGAGCGCGCGATCGGAACGATCAAGTTCTACTACCGTCGCGACCTCGACATCGACCGGACCCAGCTCGCCATCGCCGAGGGCCTGGGGTCGCTCCTCTCCACGCAGCTCTCCTCCTACGAGCTGGACCGTCAGGCCGAGCTCACCGCCCGTGCGGAGGTCAAGGCCCTCCAGGCGCAGATCAACCCGCACTTCCTCTTCAACACGCTCAACACGATTGCGTCGTTCACGCGCACCAACCCCACCAAGGCGCGCGACCTGCTCCGTGAGTTCTCGACGTTCTATCGCCGCACCCTGGAGAGCTCGGAGAAGACGCTCATCTCGCTGTCGCAGGAGCTCGAGCAGACGCGCCGCTACCTCAAGATAGAGAAGGCCCGCTTCGGCGAGGACCGCATCGTGGAGACCGAGCACGTCGAGGGGGGCTGCGGCGAGCTGCCGGTGCCGTCGTTCCTGGTCCAGCCCATCGTGGAGAACGCCGTGCGCCATGCCATGCGCGACGAGGGCGCCCTCAACATTGACATACAGGTCGCGACCGACGGTGATGATATTCTTATAGCCGTGGTCGACGACGGCCTCGGCATGGACAAGGCGGTCGCCGACCGGCTGCTCGCCGCGGCGACGGAGCCGCGCGCGCCCTCCGCCCCCGACCAGGGGACGGGCATGGCGCTGCGCAACGTCGCGGACCGCCTCGAGCGCTTCTTCGGCGTCGGGTCCGGCGTGGAGATCGTCTCGAAGCCGGGCGAGGGCACGTGCGTCACCCTGAGGCTCGCGGGTGGCAGGAGGAGGCTCGTGGCGCTCCGGCACGAGGGCGAGTAA
- a CDS encoding YfcE family phosphodiesterase produces the protein MAARRFDIISDTHGFLSPELLSELAGADVIVHAGDICSASDLRTLEAVAPVRLALGNNDWAYDYGPQVRERVVFLGGGLKWQVTHYRRRLNLQMCDVAVFGHTHTPVLERDEWTGTLVMNPGSPTYPRRSKPSMGRIYVEDGKVVDAQIIALG, from the coding sequence GTGGCCGCACGGCGCTTCGACATCATCTCCGACACGCACGGGTTCCTGTCGCCCGAGCTGCTCTCCGAGCTGGCCGGCGCCGACGTCATCGTGCATGCGGGGGACATCTGCTCCGCCTCCGACCTCCGCACGCTGGAGGCCGTCGCCCCGGTGAGGCTGGCCCTCGGCAACAACGACTGGGCCTACGACTACGGCCCCCAGGTGAGGGAGCGCGTCGTGTTTCTCGGCGGTGGGCTCAAGTGGCAGGTCACGCACTACCGGCGTCGTCTCAACCTGCAGATGTGCGACGTCGCGGTCTTTGGGCACACGCACACGCCCGTCCTCGAGCGCGACGAGTGGACGGGAACGCTGGTCATGAACCCCGGCAGCCCCACCTACCCGCGACGCTCCAAGCCCTCGATGGGCCGCATCTACGTGGAGGACGGTAAGGTCGTCGACGCGCAGATCATCGCGCTGGGGTAG
- a CDS encoding LytTR family DNA-binding domain-containing protein has product MRAMIVDDEAPARSELHYLLDETGRIESVTEASSAREAVEKLMEAKADVMFLDIQMPKTSGMQLAEALHKLKNPPAVVFVTAYSEYALEAFEVDAIDYLMKPVDPERLNQALDKVQARSKPQAQSHSSVERIPVVKSGRKVLVPIDQIRYIEAKDDYSCIYTDTDRFLSTISLAKLEQKLAPHGFFRVHRGYIVNLEYVEDVEVISSGILQLGVNGIEGKKISVSRRRVVALKRALGL; this is encoded by the coding sequence ATGCGCGCGATGATTGTTGACGACGAGGCGCCCGCCCGCTCCGAGCTGCACTACCTGCTCGACGAGACGGGGAGGATCGAGTCGGTCACGGAGGCATCCAGCGCCCGCGAGGCCGTCGAGAAGCTGATGGAGGCCAAGGCCGACGTCATGTTCCTCGACATCCAGATGCCCAAGACGTCCGGCATGCAGCTCGCCGAGGCGCTCCACAAGCTCAAGAACCCGCCCGCGGTCGTCTTCGTCACCGCCTACAGCGAGTACGCGCTCGAGGCGTTCGAGGTCGACGCGATCGACTACCTCATGAAGCCCGTCGACCCCGAGCGCCTCAACCAGGCCCTCGACAAGGTGCAGGCGCGCTCCAAGCCCCAGGCCCAGAGCCACTCCTCCGTTGAGCGCATCCCCGTCGTCAAGAGCGGCCGCAAGGTGCTCGTCCCGATCGACCAGATCCGCTACATCGAGGCCAAGGACGACTACTCCTGCATCTACACCGACACCGACCGCTTCCTCTCCACGATCTCGCTTGCCAAGCTCGAGCAGAAGCTCGCCCCGCACGGCTTCTTCCGCGTGCACCGCGGCTACATCGTGAACCTCGAGTACGTCGAGGACGTCGAGGTCATCTCCTCCGGCATCCTCCAGCTCGGCGTCAACGGCATCGAGGGCAAGAAGATCTCGGTCTCTCGTCGCCGCGTCGTCGCGCTCAAGCGCGCGCTCGGCCTCTAG
- the trxA gene encoding thioredoxin, with the protein MAKAITSAEFDSVIAGADKPVLVDFWASWCGPCRALGPVIDQISQEMADRLTVYKANVDEEAELATRFGIVSIPTLILIKDGRPVHTMVGNMPKPALVSELEAHL; encoded by the coding sequence ATGGCCAAGGCAATCACCAGCGCCGAGTTCGACTCCGTCATCGCCGGTGCGGACAAGCCCGTCCTCGTTGACTTCTGGGCGTCGTGGTGCGGCCCGTGCCGCGCGCTCGGCCCCGTCATCGACCAGATCTCCCAGGAGATGGCCGACCGTCTCACGGTCTACAAGGCCAACGTCGACGAGGAGGCGGAGCTCGCCACCCGCTTTGGCATCGTCTCCATCCCCACGCTGATCCTCATCAAGGACGGCAGGCCCGTCCACACCATGGTCGGCAACATGCCCAAGCCCGCGCTCGTGAGCGAGCTCGAGGCGCACCTCTAG
- a CDS encoding phosphatase PAP2 family protein: MTRRQELAQGAREVARGSLGLLRENPLVVVLLGAALLFVWLLGEVAEGEILRLDTLAYQLFVEHLRSDALTPVMEAFTSLASVVVLAVMAAVIAALAPGKAPGWCVAVNLVCVVALNTVLKYLVQRPRPDGFRLISESGYSFPSGHSMVAMAFFGLLIWMVWRYHRRDVMRVVWCVAFGLVIVMVGVSRIYLGVHYASDVLAGFCVSLVWLVFYTRVVAPTFVAVDAPRGDDA, encoded by the coding sequence ATGACCCGCCGCCAGGAGCTTGCCCAGGGGGCCCGCGAGGTCGCGCGCGGCTCCCTGGGCCTTCTCAGGGAGAACCCGCTGGTCGTCGTCCTTCTCGGCGCCGCGCTGCTGTTCGTGTGGCTGCTGGGAGAGGTCGCCGAGGGCGAGATACTGCGACTCGACACCCTTGCCTACCAGCTCTTCGTCGAGCACCTGCGCTCCGACGCGCTCACTCCGGTCATGGAGGCGTTCACGTCTCTGGCGTCGGTGGTCGTGCTCGCCGTGATGGCCGCCGTGATCGCCGCCCTCGCGCCGGGCAAGGCGCCGGGCTGGTGCGTGGCGGTGAACCTGGTGTGCGTGGTGGCGCTCAACACGGTGCTCAAGTACCTGGTGCAGCGCCCGCGCCCAGACGGGTTCCGCCTCATATCCGAGTCCGGCTACAGCTTCCCCTCCGGTCACTCGATGGTGGCGATGGCGTTCTTCGGCCTGCTCATCTGGATGGTCTGGCGCTACCACCGCCGCGACGTCATGCGCGTGGTGTGGTGCGTCGCGTTTGGCCTCGTGATCGTGATGGTGGGCGTGAGCCGCATCTATCTGGGCGTCCACTACGCCTCGGACGTGCTGGCGGGCTTCTGCGTGTCGCTCGTGTGGCTGGTCTTCTACACGCGCGTGGTGGCGCCGACCTTCGTCGCGGTGGACGCGCCCCGCGGGGACGACGCCTGA